The following are encoded together in the Thermanaerothrix sp. genome:
- a CDS encoding 3-isopropylmalate dehydratase → MSDTVLRGRAWVFGDDVDTDLIYHNKYLAETDPKKMAQYSFEYYPGKENFAKEVRPGDFVVAGRNFGTGSSREHAVYCLKEIGVPMVLAESFARIYYRNAINNGYPVLFVKGLSDAIKAGKVKDGDQLEVDTATGVIRNLTQGVEFQGDAVTDLERDIMAAGGLIEYLKSQA, encoded by the coding sequence ATGAGTGATACGGTTCTTCGCGGAAGGGCCTGGGTCTTCGGGGACGACGTGGACACGGACCTCATATACCACAACAAGTACCTGGCGGAGACGGACCCAAAGAAGATGGCCCAGTACTCCTTCGAGTACTACCCGGGCAAGGAGAACTTCGCCAAGGAGGTCCGCCCCGGGGACTTCGTGGTGGCAGGCCGCAATTTCGGCACCGGATCCAGCCGGGAGCACGCGGTCTACTGCCTCAAGGAGATCGGGGTCCCCATGGTGCTGGCGGAGTCCTTCGCCAGGATCTACTACAGGAACGCCATAAACAACGGCTACCCGGTGCTCTTCGTCAAGGGCCTGTCCGACGCCATAAAGGCCGGCAAGGTGAAGGACGGGGACCAGCTGGAGGTGGACACCGCCACGGGGGTGATAAGGAACCTCACCCAGGGGGTGGAGTTTCAAGGGGACGCGGTGACGGACCTGGAGCGGGACATAATGGCCGCCGGGGGCCTCATCGAGTATCTCAAATCCCAGGCTTAG
- the citD gene encoding citrate lyase acyl carrier protein: MTIAQAGTLESMDCLVTVSEDPQGPKVSISGSGAMRFKSSMERTVMETLKRLGALNLSVDVQDNGAIDLVLAARVEAAVLKHRAGGDEP; this comes from the coding sequence ATGACCATAGCTCAGGCGGGGACGTTGGAGTCCATGGACTGCCTGGTAACGGTGTCGGAGGACCCCCAAGGCCCCAAGGTCTCCATATCGGGATCCGGAGCAATGCGCTTTAAGAGCTCCATGGAGAGGACGGTCATGGAGACCCTAAAGCGGCTTGGGGCCCTTAACCTGTCGGTGGATGTGCAGGACAACGGGGCCATAGACCTGGTTTTGGCCGCCCGGGTGGAGGCGGCGGTGCTCAAGCACAGGGCCGGGGGTGATGAGCCTTGA
- a CDS encoding FadR family transcriptional regulator, translating to MPERVRQTRIYEKVVEEIKGDISSGRLKPGDPLPPERSLMDQLGVSRSSLREAFRVLELMGLIESIPGKGRFVRRPRHSKEDDPLRERGLPLEDEAILELMEARRILDPAIAREAARRAMPSDLTKMRRVLSSTREGLEDLESRAKGDFEFHLAMAEATRNFVFVNIVRMNFNLIMATHDRIYALLEDKEAFFNEHRALYEAILDRDPDRAERAAREHMERIYKTLQEVLALKGLKA from the coding sequence TTGCCCGAGAGGGTAAGGCAGACCAGGATATACGAAAAGGTGGTGGAAGAAATAAAGGGGGACATATCCTCCGGGCGCCTTAAGCCCGGGGATCCGCTCCCTCCGGAGCGGTCCTTGATGGACCAGCTGGGGGTGAGCAGAAGCTCCCTCCGGGAGGCCTTCAGGGTATTGGAGCTCATGGGGTTAATCGAGAGCATCCCAGGCAAGGGCCGCTTCGTCCGGCGTCCAAGGCACTCCAAAGAAGACGACCCCTTGAGGGAACGGGGGCTGCCCCTGGAGGACGAGGCCATCCTGGAGCTCATGGAGGCCCGCCGCATCCTGGACCCCGCCATAGCCCGGGAGGCCGCCAGGAGGGCCATGCCCAGCGATCTTACCAAGATGAGGCGGGTCCTCTCCTCCACCAGGGAGGGGCTGGAGGACCTGGAGAGCCGGGCGAAGGGGGACTTCGAGTTCCACCTGGCCATGGCGGAGGCCACCAGGAACTTTGTGTTCGTAAACATCGTCCGCATGAACTTCAACCTCATCATGGCCACCCACGACCGGATCTACGCCCTGCTGGAGGACAAGGAGGCCTTCTTCAACGAGCACAGGGCCCTTTACGAGGCCATCCTGGACAGGGATCCGGACCGGGCGGAGAGGGCCGCCAGGGAACACATGGAGCGGATATACAAGACCCTTCAGGAGGTGCTGGCCCTGAAGGGCCTCAAAGCTTAA
- a CDS encoding isocitrate/isopropylmalate family dehydrogenase: MSRNVLKVKEPKERYKVCYMSGDDSGYDMMEGALVVLHAMDLPIDWVRADLGWCMWEKSVKKFGEGDPRCNTVPPETIEKIRECDATLMAAITSKAGVKGFKSAILQMRQLFDLYINLRPAKTLPALGSPLKGDPKIDLVLFRENTEDLYAAVEFHPLPEEMYGLHKGMERFRKCSDVAVSWRVFSKEGCERIIRAAFEYAKATGRTKVHCCNKANVIRETDGMMKRIFLELAKEYEQYGIQGIEENADATAMWLIKNPQDYQVIVTSNVFGDILSDEASQLVGGLGFAPSGNIGENTAIFEPCSGSVPKYAHQYRVNPSAMLLTAKMMLEYLGMDEKAQKIEWAINEVLAENRPKTLTYDVLRDFRNDPDWEKNAASTIEMATAIAQKINPNFTGSTLEDAKAKAREMCDWNKTIGFED, encoded by the coding sequence ATGAGCCGCAACGTCCTTAAGGTCAAGGAGCCAAAGGAGCGCTACAAGGTTTGCTACATGTCCGGCGACGACTCGGGATACGACATGATGGAGGGAGCGCTCGTTGTGCTCCACGCCATGGACCTTCCCATAGACTGGGTGAGGGCGGACCTTGGGTGGTGCATGTGGGAGAAGTCGGTTAAGAAGTTCGGCGAAGGGGATCCCAGGTGCAACACGGTTCCGCCGGAGACCATAGAGAAGATCCGGGAGTGCGACGCCACTTTGATGGCCGCCATAACCTCCAAGGCGGGGGTCAAGGGCTTCAAGTCCGCCATACTGCAGATGAGGCAGCTCTTCGACCTTTACATCAACCTGCGCCCTGCCAAGACCCTCCCGGCCCTGGGCTCCCCCCTCAAGGGGGATCCCAAGATAGACCTGGTGCTCTTCCGGGAGAACACTGAGGACCTGTACGCGGCGGTGGAGTTCCACCCGCTCCCGGAGGAGATGTACGGCCTGCACAAGGGCATGGAGCGCTTCCGCAAGTGCTCCGACGTGGCGGTGTCCTGGAGGGTGTTCTCCAAGGAGGGTTGCGAGAGGATCATACGGGCCGCCTTCGAGTACGCCAAGGCCACGGGCAGGACCAAGGTCCACTGCTGCAACAAGGCCAACGTCATCCGGGAGACCGACGGGATGATGAAGAGGATATTCCTTGAGCTCGCCAAGGAGTACGAGCAGTACGGGATACAGGGCATAGAGGAGAACGCGGACGCCACCGCCATGTGGCTCATAAAGAACCCCCAGGACTACCAGGTCATAGTGACCAGCAACGTCTTCGGCGACATCCTCTCCGACGAGGCAAGCCAGCTGGTTGGGGGCCTCGGGTTCGCCCCCAGCGGCAACATCGGCGAGAACACCGCCATATTCGAGCCCTGCAGCGGATCGGTGCCCAAGTACGCCCACCAGTACCGGGTAAACCCCTCCGCCATGCTCCTCACCGCCAAGATGATGCTGGAGTACCTGGGCATGGACGAGAAGGCCCAAAAGATCGAGTGGGCCATAAACGAGGTGCTCGCGGAGAACCGGCCCAAGACGCTTACCTACGACGTGCTGCGGGACTTCAGGAACGACCCGGACTGGGAGAAGAACGCCGCCAGCACCATAGAGATGGCCACCGCCATAGCCCAGAAGATCAACCCCAACTTCACCGGCAGCACCCTGGAGGACGCCAAGGCCAAGGCCAGGGAGATGTGCGACTGGAACAAGACCATCGGCTTCGAGGACTAG
- a CDS encoding 3-isopropylmalate dehydratase large subunit gives MGRTFAEKVLGKWAGYDVKAGDVVTVEPHFCMSHDNAAPIARTFKKIGLSKVFDPNRIVIILDHAIPAPSDDHAVNHKEIREFVKEQGIEHFMDVTSDGGVCHQKMCEEGFALPGLIMVGSDSHTCTYGAFGAFSTGIGRSEMAATWATGKLWFRVPESMKITLKGSFPKGVSAKDLILKIIGDIKADGADYMSVEFHGPGIEAMSLSERMTLCNMGIEMGAKNAVCPPDQKVLDHVKGIAKSDLWEPIWADPDGTYAKELSYDLSELTPGVAKPHTVDNYAPVDQVKGTPIHQAFLGSCTNGRIEDLREAAAILKGHKVAVRTIVIPASWKAYRQALAEGVVDTLLDAGCVISNPGCGPCMGNHQGILAPGEACISTANRNFKGRMGNKDSFIYLASPMTVAASALAGAIADPREVL, from the coding sequence ATGGGAAGGACCTTCGCGGAGAAGGTGTTGGGCAAGTGGGCGGGCTATGACGTGAAGGCCGGCGACGTGGTGACAGTGGAACCCCATTTCTGCATGAGCCACGACAACGCGGCCCCCATAGCCAGGACCTTCAAGAAGATAGGGCTTTCAAAGGTCTTCGACCCCAACAGGATAGTCATAATACTGGACCACGCCATACCGGCCCCCTCGGACGACCACGCCGTAAACCACAAGGAGATCCGGGAGTTCGTGAAGGAGCAGGGCATAGAGCACTTCATGGACGTAACCAGCGACGGCGGCGTGTGCCACCAGAAGATGTGCGAGGAGGGCTTCGCCCTTCCGGGGCTCATCATGGTGGGAAGCGACAGCCACACCTGCACCTACGGGGCCTTCGGGGCCTTCTCCACCGGCATAGGCAGGTCCGAGATGGCCGCCACCTGGGCCACCGGCAAGCTCTGGTTCCGGGTGCCGGAGTCCATGAAGATAACCCTCAAGGGCTCCTTCCCCAAGGGGGTTTCCGCCAAGGACCTGATACTCAAGATAATCGGGGACATCAAGGCGGACGGGGCGGACTACATGAGCGTGGAGTTCCACGGGCCCGGCATCGAGGCCATGTCCCTGTCGGAGAGGATGACGCTGTGCAACATGGGCATCGAGATGGGGGCCAAGAATGCGGTGTGCCCCCCGGACCAGAAGGTGCTGGACCACGTGAAGGGAATCGCGAAATCGGACCTTTGGGAGCCCATCTGGGCGGATCCGGACGGGACCTACGCCAAGGAGCTCTCCTACGACCTGTCGGAGCTAACACCCGGGGTGGCGAAGCCCCACACGGTGGACAACTACGCCCCGGTGGACCAGGTCAAGGGTACCCCCATACACCAGGCCTTCCTCGGGAGCTGCACCAACGGCCGCATAGAGGACCTTCGGGAGGCGGCGGCGATCCTCAAGGGGCACAAGGTGGCGGTGAGAACCATAGTGATCCCCGCGTCCTGGAAGGCCTACCGGCAGGCCCTGGCGGAGGGGGTCGTGGACACCCTTTTGGACGCGGGCTGCGTCATCTCCAACCCCGGCTGCGGCCCCTGCATGGGGAACCATCAGGGGATACTGGCCCCCGGGGAGGCCTGCATAAGCACCGCCAACCGCAACTTCAAGGGCCGGATGGGGAACAAGGACAGCTTCATATACCTTGCAAGCCCCATGACCGTGGCGGCTTCCGCCCTGGCGGGGGCCATAGCGGATCCCAGGGAGGTGCTCTAG
- a CDS encoding 3-isopropylmalate dehydratase, with protein sequence MRIKGKVWKYGDDVNTDVIFPGKYTYTIKDRSEMAKVACEDLDPEFNREAAKGDIIVAGKNFGCGSSREQAVTCLVERGIGAIIAKGFARIYYRNALNEGLPIVVCPEAVDALEKGDTVEIDFDRGEVITPKGTFSFPPYPEFVRGLIEDGGLIPHVKKSLGLS encoded by the coding sequence ATGAGGATAAAAGGAAAGGTCTGGAAGTACGGGGACGACGTCAACACCGACGTGATATTCCCCGGCAAGTACACCTACACCATCAAAGACAGGTCCGAGATGGCCAAGGTGGCCTGCGAGGACCTGGACCCGGAGTTCAACCGGGAGGCCGCCAAGGGGGACATAATCGTGGCGGGCAAGAACTTCGGCTGCGGCTCCTCCAGGGAACAGGCGGTCACGTGCCTGGTGGAACGGGGCATAGGGGCCATCATAGCCAAGGGCTTCGCCAGGATCTACTACCGTAACGCCCTGAACGAAGGGCTACCCATAGTGGTCTGCCCCGAGGCGGTGGACGCTTTGGAAAAGGGTGACACGGTGGAGATCGATTTCGACCGCGGAGAGGTCATAACCCCCAAGGGCACCTTCTCGTTCCCCCCCTACCCGGAGTTCGTCCGGGGGCTCATCGAGGACGGGGGGCTGATACCCCACGTGAAGAAGTCCCTGGGGCTCAGCTGA
- a CDS encoding CoA ester lyase, with product MRRTMLYLPGNNPNMLLRGYLFGPDGIILDLEDSVPEGEKSAARVLVREALKKWDFGGCEVTVRINGMDTPHMEKDLEEIVPCGVDGVRLPKVEDPEQVKELHQMLSRIEARCGMEEGRTKVFCLLESARGIVRAYDIASASSRVAAIIPGGEDLAADLRTSRSKEGTELDWARRHVVMAARAVGVDPLDTVFPSINDPEGLKAETEFIKQLGYEGKSVIHPSQIRVVHSVFTPKPEEVAKARRIVEAAMEAKAQGKGAVSVDGRMVDVPVVKRAMRTLMLAGEDVGGGSVAG from the coding sequence TTGAGGCGCACCATGCTGTACCTTCCGGGGAACAACCCCAACATGCTGCTAAGGGGATACCTGTTTGGGCCCGATGGGATAATACTGGACCTGGAGGACTCGGTCCCGGAGGGGGAGAAATCCGCCGCCCGGGTGTTGGTGCGGGAGGCCTTGAAGAAGTGGGACTTCGGGGGCTGCGAGGTGACCGTGCGTATCAACGGCATGGACACGCCCCACATGGAGAAGGACCTGGAGGAGATAGTGCCCTGCGGCGTTGACGGGGTGAGGCTTCCGAAGGTGGAGGATCCGGAGCAGGTAAAGGAGCTGCACCAGATGCTGTCCAGGATAGAGGCCCGATGCGGCATGGAGGAAGGCAGGACCAAGGTTTTCTGTCTTCTGGAGTCCGCCAGGGGGATAGTAAGGGCCTATGACATAGCCTCCGCATCCAGCCGGGTGGCGGCCATAATCCCCGGCGGGGAGGATCTGGCGGCGGACTTGAGGACCTCCAGGTCCAAGGAGGGCACGGAGCTGGACTGGGCAAGGAGGCACGTGGTGATGGCCGCCCGGGCGGTGGGGGTTGATCCCTTGGACACGGTGTTCCCGAGCATAAACGACCCCGAGGGGCTCAAGGCGGAGACGGAGTTCATAAAGCAGCTGGGCTACGAGGGGAAGAGTGTGATCCACCCAAGCCAGATCCGGGTGGTGCACTCGGTGTTCACCCCTAAGCCCGAAGAGGTAGCCAAGGCCCGCCGGATAGTTGAAGCCGCCATGGAGGCCAAGGCACAAGGCAAGGGGGCGGTGTCGGTGGACGGCCGCATGGTGGACGTCCCGGTGGTTAAGCGGGCCATGAGAACCCTCATGCTGGCCGGAGAAGACGTGGGAGGTGGTTCCGTTGCCGGTTAA
- a CDS encoding HD domain-containing protein: MKERIAKLLPEVDWICDQDLKDKVLSTYEDALKTGGWEPEDMAKIPFTLLIPDCPASYLTHTRGVTRMAKAAMDEFNGLYKDEGGYRLDNDKLIAGALLHDVGKLVEYEKGPDGKTAKSQMGKDLRHPFSGTVIAMRNGIPSDIAHIIANHAHEGDGSLRSPEGVIVNKADFMNFETIKSFLGMK; the protein is encoded by the coding sequence ATGAAGGAGAGAATAGCGAAGCTGCTCCCGGAGGTGGATTGGATATGCGACCAAGATCTCAAGGACAAGGTCCTGTCCACCTATGAGGACGCCCTCAAGACCGGGGGATGGGAGCCCGAGGACATGGCGAAGATACCCTTCACGCTTCTCATACCCGACTGCCCCGCCTCTTACCTGACCCACACCAGGGGCGTCACCAGGATGGCCAAAGCCGCCATGGACGAGTTCAACGGCCTGTACAAGGACGAAGGGGGCTACCGGCTGGACAACGACAAGCTCATCGCCGGAGCCCTGCTCCACGACGTGGGCAAGCTGGTGGAGTACGAGAAGGGCCCCGACGGCAAGACCGCGAAGTCTCAGATGGGAAAGGACCTGAGGCACCCCTTCTCCGGCACCGTCATCGCCATGAGGAACGGCATTCCAAGCGACATAGCCCACATCATAGCCAACCACGCCCACGAAGGGGACGGCTCCCTTAGAAGCCCCGAAGGGGTGATAGTCAACAAGGCGGACTTCATGAACTTCGAGACCATAAAGTCGTTCCTCGGCATGAAGTAG
- a CDS encoding aconitase/3-isopropylmalate dehydratase large subunit family protein — MGRTMIQKIMARASGKDVSVGDRVWCNIDLSTARDFGGPNCVLQFEEVTGKDAKVWDPKKIAFTFDLQAPAHSEKVSNNQKIIRQFAKKQGIDKVFDVNWGIGQHVLLENGLVKPGDVILGTDSHMNLLGAVGAFATGVGNTDIVASWIKGTLWFRVPETMKITAQGKFQRGVYMRDFLTHLVGTLGADGMFFKAVEFTGEAIEQSSLSDRITLCSMVTEMSGKVGLIMPNGPVLQWLVERAGKEVLERVEMIRPDADAVYSEELSFDVSQLEPLASCPDAPDNVKKVREVGGERIDQVHIGSCSNGRFEDIAAAHEVLKAAGFKVSPEVRVIITPSTREVMKECAKAGFIQDFLEAGVIFTNPTCSLCTAEHYGALPSGDVGVSTTNRNFIGKVGKGSHTYLMSPASAMASAVRGVITDPRDILG, encoded by the coding sequence ATGGGACGGACCATGATCCAGAAGATAATGGCCAGGGCCTCCGGCAAGGACGTGTCGGTAGGGGACCGGGTATGGTGCAACATAGACCTGTCCACCGCCAGGGACTTCGGGGGCCCCAACTGCGTCCTCCAGTTCGAGGAGGTCACCGGGAAGGACGCCAAGGTGTGGGACCCCAAGAAGATAGCCTTCACCTTCGACCTGCAGGCCCCGGCCCACTCCGAGAAGGTGTCCAACAACCAGAAGATAATCCGCCAGTTCGCCAAAAAACAGGGTATAGACAAGGTCTTCGACGTCAACTGGGGCATAGGCCAGCACGTGCTGCTGGAGAACGGGCTGGTTAAGCCCGGGGACGTGATACTGGGCACCGACAGCCACATGAACCTGCTGGGCGCCGTGGGGGCCTTCGCCACCGGCGTGGGCAACACCGACATAGTGGCCTCCTGGATCAAGGGAACCCTGTGGTTCAGGGTGCCGGAGACCATGAAGATAACCGCCCAGGGCAAGTTCCAGCGGGGGGTCTACATGAGGGACTTCCTCACCCACCTGGTGGGCACCCTTGGGGCGGACGGCATGTTCTTCAAGGCGGTGGAGTTCACCGGCGAGGCCATAGAGCAAAGCAGCCTGTCGGACCGCATAACCCTCTGCTCCATGGTGACCGAGATGAGCGGCAAGGTGGGGCTAATAATGCCCAACGGCCCGGTGCTTCAGTGGCTGGTGGAGAGGGCCGGCAAGGAGGTGTTGGAGCGGGTGGAGATGATCCGCCCCGACGCCGACGCGGTCTACTCCGAGGAGCTCAGCTTCGACGTGTCCCAGCTTGAGCCCTTGGCGTCCTGCCCCGACGCGCCGGACAACGTGAAGAAGGTCCGGGAGGTGGGTGGGGAGAGGATAGACCAGGTGCACATAGGCTCCTGCTCCAACGGCAGGTTCGAGGACATAGCGGCGGCCCACGAGGTGCTTAAGGCCGCGGGCTTCAAGGTGTCCCCCGAGGTGAGGGTGATCATAACCCCATCCACCAGAGAGGTAATGAAGGAGTGCGCCAAGGCGGGGTTCATCCAGGACTTCCTGGAGGCTGGGGTTATCTTCACCAACCCCACCTGCAGCCTCTGCACCGCGGAGCACTACGGGGCCCTTCCCTCCGGGGACGTGGGGGTGTCCACCACCAACCGCAACTTCATAGGCAAGGTAGGCAAGGGCAGCCACACCTACCTCATGAGCCCCGCCTCCGCCATGGCCAGCGCCGTGCGGGGCGTAATAACGGACCCCAGGGACATCCTGGGATGA